From a region of the Campylobacter showae genome:
- the glyS gene encoding glycine--tRNA ligase subunit beta: MSETKELIVEIGVEELPAIPFLKECGNVAAKWRETLAQNGLDSECEFYYTPRRIAFYHPKFAVRQEDGFSEFIGAPRQVAQKDGAWTPAALSFAKKCGIAESELKFETVGGKEVLYYKKPVVGKPSAELLGDMIEKFLLSLNFGKSMRWGEGKFEFIRPVRSFLCLLGDKVVKFNKFDVESGDSIFMHRSVSYDKFAVKNAKDYFAAMPKIGVILDQNARREKILSEFKQIEAKNGVMVEVDEALLDEVVSITEHPTALLGGFEREFLEVPSEVIITSMKENQRYFPVFEGGKLANRFVVVSNAISPEPALIVKGNEKVLRARLSDAMFFWRSDLAHEFGPEKLKNITYLKELGSTYEKSVRELGVAKRLAKICADRLKACAGEGYEALLERAVMLSKADLTTQMVYEFTELQGVMGGYYAAAKGENENVVTAIKEQYLPSGEASALPSTIFSSVVALAIKLETLIGLFSAGKIPSGNKDPYALRRAANGVIKIIQSENLNLDIAAFLRETAEGYAKFDVEALIGFIFDRLYTFFDVNPSVIKACLASKKGDVLAQCEAIEALGAICAAEDFRQNFSTFKRLANIIKDENFGAVDEAKFENESEKKLNDAFKAAVKAGGPYSERLKNLFGLKAAIDEFFDNVMINAEDELVRKNRLALVGQIYAEFLKIADIKEISL; encoded by the coding sequence ATGAGCGAAACAAAAGAACTGATCGTGGAGATCGGCGTCGAGGAGCTGCCGGCGATCCCGTTTTTAAAAGAGTGCGGCAACGTCGCGGCGAAATGGCGCGAGACGCTAGCGCAAAACGGCCTGGATAGCGAGTGCGAGTTTTATTACACGCCGCGCAGGATCGCGTTTTATCACCCTAAATTTGCGGTGCGTCAGGAGGATGGTTTTAGCGAGTTTATCGGCGCGCCGAGGCAAGTCGCGCAAAAAGACGGCGCATGGACGCCTGCCGCGCTAAGCTTTGCTAAAAAATGCGGCATCGCAGAGTCCGAGCTAAAATTTGAAACCGTCGGCGGCAAAGAGGTGCTCTACTACAAAAAACCCGTCGTGGGTAAGCCAAGCGCGGAGCTTCTGGGAGATATGATCGAGAAGTTTTTGCTGAGCTTAAATTTTGGCAAATCTATGCGCTGGGGCGAGGGTAAATTTGAGTTTATCCGCCCGGTACGCTCGTTTTTGTGCCTGCTTGGAGACAAGGTTGTTAAATTTAATAAATTTGACGTGGAAAGCGGCGATAGTATTTTCATGCATAGAAGCGTAAGCTACGATAAATTTGCCGTTAAAAATGCAAAAGATTATTTCGCCGCGATGCCTAAAATCGGCGTAATCCTCGATCAAAACGCGCGCCGAGAGAAAATTTTGAGCGAGTTTAAACAGATCGAGGCTAAAAACGGCGTAATGGTCGAGGTGGACGAGGCGCTGCTAGACGAGGTCGTATCGATCACCGAGCATCCGACTGCGCTGCTTGGCGGCTTTGAGCGGGAATTTTTGGAGGTGCCTAGCGAGGTCATCATCACCTCGATGAAGGAAAATCAGAGGTATTTTCCCGTTTTTGAGGGCGGCAAGCTCGCTAATCGCTTCGTAGTCGTTAGCAACGCCATCTCGCCAGAGCCAGCGCTCATCGTGAAAGGCAACGAAAAGGTTTTGCGCGCGAGACTTAGCGACGCGATGTTTTTCTGGCGTAGCGACCTGGCGCATGAGTTCGGCCCGGAAAAGCTAAAAAATATCACCTATCTAAAGGAACTCGGCAGTACTTATGAAAAGAGCGTGCGCGAGCTGGGCGTCGCAAAACGACTAGCCAAAATCTGCGCCGATCGTCTAAAAGCGTGCGCGGGAGAGGGCTACGAGGCGCTACTAGAGCGCGCCGTGATGCTAAGCAAGGCCGATCTAACCACGCAGATGGTGTATGAATTTACCGAGCTTCAAGGCGTGATGGGCGGCTACTACGCGGCGGCAAAGGGCGAAAATGAAAACGTCGTAACCGCGATCAAGGAGCAGTATCTGCCAAGCGGCGAGGCTAGCGCGCTACCTAGCACTATTTTTAGCTCCGTCGTCGCGCTCGCGATCAAGCTCGAGACGCTAATCGGGCTCTTTAGCGCGGGCAAGATCCCAAGCGGCAACAAGGACCCGTATGCACTGCGCCGCGCGGCTAACGGCGTCATCAAGATCATCCAAAGCGAAAATCTAAACCTTGATATAGCGGCGTTTTTGCGCGAGACGGCGGAGGGCTACGCTAAATTTGACGTCGAGGCGCTGATAGGATTTATATTTGATAGGCTTTATACATTTTTTGACGTGAACCCGTCCGTCATAAAGGCCTGCCTAGCTAGCAAAAAAGGCGACGTGCTTGCGCAGTGCGAGGCGATCGAGGCTCTAGGCGCGATCTGCGCGGCAGAGGACTTTAGACAAAATTTCAGCACGTTTAAGCGTCTAGCAAACATTATCAAGGATGAAAATTTCGGCGCGGTAGACGAGGCGAAATTTGAAAACGAGAGCGAGAAAAAGCTAAACGACGCCTTTAAGGCTGCGGTAAAAGCCGGCGGCCCATACAGCGAACGCCTAAAAAATCTTTTCGGTCTAAAAGCCGCGATAGACGAGTTTTTCGACAACGTAATGATAAACGCCGAGGACGAGCTTGTGCGTAAAAACCGCCTTGCGCTCGTGGGGCAAATTTACGCGGAATTCCTCAAGATCGCCGATATAAAAGAGATAAGCCTATAA